A single genomic interval of Oncorhynchus tshawytscha isolate Ot180627B linkage group LG15, Otsh_v2.0, whole genome shotgun sequence harbors:
- the pcolceb gene encoding procollagen C-endopeptidase enhancer b, with protein sequence MQGKVCVWSVSVLLSMTLGWTQAQSQTTNFTRPIFHCGGHLVTESGFVGSEGFPSHYKPNSKCTWYITVPEGHVVMLSFRMFDLEADPTCRYDYLDVYNGHSYTMQKLGRFCGTFRPGALISTSNTMMLEMVSDSSTGGRGFAAHYQGGKPHVEENQFCGGRLTKAQGSVKTPNWPNSDYPAGISCSWHISVEPSNVIEIKFVKLDIEADTYCRYDYVAFFNGGERDDSRRIGKYCGDRVPGTLVTNGNELLVQFVSDLSVTSNGFMAHYSSVPRGSRTPTSGEDNIHGSRVAAIPQKPTSKPTKPARNTPKPKPAIRTKPTPKPATRPGVRIPVKPPPRKPTAKPGVRPIPKPGTKAKPTPKPGTKAKPTPKPGTKAKPTPKPGTKAKPTLKPGTKVKSKPMPKPGAKTVKPTKKPFSKPGAKPTPKPGTKPKTTAKHGPSRTKTVTKKPAVSKKPLPMNQLCTVACKRTGTLQSNFCPNDFVITGKVTSLVPGPRGSVTVDVSLIKSYKSGRMAITKSGPAMSVKLTSNCRNCPNLRKGANYVLMGKVDVQGRGLLNPSSFALLYKAVHAKALANLARQSC encoded by the exons gcctATCTTCCACTGTGGAGGTCACTTGGTGACTGAATCAGGCTTCGTGGGCAGTGAAGGTTTCCCCAGCCACTACAAACCCAACAGCAAATGCACCTGGTACATCACT GTCCCCGAGGGCCACGTTGTCATGCTTTCCTTCCGCATGTTTGACCTGGAGGCCGACCCCACCTGTCGCTATGACTACCTGGACGTGTACAACGGCCACTCCTACACCATGCAGAAGCTGGGCAGGTTCTGTGGGACGTTCCGGCCAGGGGCTCTCATCTCTACCTCTAACACCATGATGCTGGAGATGGTGTCTGACAGCAGTACAGGAGGACGGGGGTTCGCGGCTCACTACCAAGGAGGGAAACCACACGTGGAGG aGAATCAGTTCTGTGGGGGTAGACTAACGAAGGCTCAGGGTTCAGTCAAGACACCCAACTGGCCCAACTCAGATtacccagcaggcatcagctgctCCTGGCACATCTCCGTGGAGCCCAGCAAT GTGATCGAGATCAAGTTTGTGAAGTTGGATATAGAGGCTGACACGTACTGTCGCTATGACTACGTGGCATTCTTTAATGGGGGTGAGAGGGACGACTCGCGCCGCATCGGGAAGTACTGTGGTGACAGGGTACCAGG GACCCTAGTGACCAATGGGAACGAGCTCCTGGTGCAATTTGTGTCTGACCTCAGTGTGACCTCCAACGGCTTCATGGCCCACTACTCCAGCGTGCCCCGGGGGTCCCGGACGCCCACCTCCGGGGAAGACAACATCCATGGGTCTCGGGTCGCCGCAATACCCCAGAAACCTACCTCCAAGCCGACCAAACCAGCCCGGAACACTCCTAAACCCAAGCCAGCCATTAGGACCAAGCCCACCCCAAAACCAGCCACCAGACCTGGGGTGAGGATACCAGTGAAGCCTCCACCACGTAAGCCTACAGCCAAGCCTGGAGTCAGACCCATACCTAAACCTGGTACCAAGGCTAAACCAACTCCTAAGCCTGGTACCAAGGCTAAACCAACCCCTAAACCTGGTACCAAGGCTAAACCAACCCCTAAACCTGGTACCAAGGCTAAACCAACCCTTAAACCTGGTACCAAGGTGAAATCCAAGCCCATGCCAAAACCAGGGGCCAAAACAGTGAAACCAACTAAGAAACCTTTCTCTAAGCCTGGAGCCAAGCCCACACCTAAACCAGGGACTAAGCCTAAAACCACAGCTAAGCATGGACCGAGCCGGACTAAGACTGTGACTAAGAAACCTGCCGTGAGCAAGAAAC CCCTACCGATGAATCAGCTGTGTACCGTGGCTTGTAAGAGGACAGGAACACTTCAATCCAACTTCTGCCCTAATGATTTCG TGATCACAGGGAAGGTGACATCCTTGGTCCCAGGCCCTAGGGGCAGTGTGACTGTGGATGTGTCTCTCATCAAGTCCTATAAGAGTGGCCGCATGGCCATCACCAAATCAGGGCCAGCCATGTCTGTCAAACTCACCTCTAACTGCAGGAATTGCCCCAACCTACGCAAAG gagCGAACTACGTGCTGATGGGCAAGGTGGATGTGCAGGGGCGTGGCCTTCTCAACCCCTCCAGCTTCGCTCTCCTGTACAAGGCGGTCCACGCCAAAGCACTGGCCAATCTCGCCCGCCAATCATGCTGA